One Methylocapsa sp. D3K7 DNA window includes the following coding sequences:
- the otsB gene encoding trehalose-phosphatase, translating into MAGAPLALSPGGLAELAPLSKAAYFLDVDGTLLEIKPRPEDVIADAGLLTLLTELAAAAQGALALVSGRKIEDLDRIFAPLTFPAAGLHGAEIRFADGTRVAPPEGTMDKVRQPLADFVAAHPALRLEDKGAALAIHFRQVPDLAETVLNFAGALAKHHGLFMQEGKMVAELKDALHDKGQGIAALLATPPFSGRLPVFIGDDRTDENGFLFVNAQGGVSVRAGSATATQARYQLRDPDDVRKELQQLLSSLKTMRG; encoded by the coding sequence TTGGCTGGCGCGCCCCTCGCCTTGTCGCCGGGTGGTCTTGCGGAATTAGCGCCGCTCTCCAAAGCCGCCTATTTTCTCGATGTCGATGGCACGCTGCTTGAGATTAAGCCGCGCCCCGAGGATGTCATCGCGGATGCGGGGTTGCTCACACTGTTGACGGAACTTGCGGCCGCCGCGCAGGGCGCGCTTGCCCTCGTCAGCGGGAGGAAAATCGAAGATCTCGATCGCATTTTTGCGCCACTGACGTTTCCGGCTGCTGGGTTGCACGGCGCGGAGATTCGCTTTGCCGATGGCACCCGCGTTGCGCCGCCGGAGGGCACGATGGACAAAGTACGGCAACCGCTTGCCGACTTCGTGGCCGCCCATCCCGCTTTGCGGCTTGAGGACAAGGGGGCGGCGCTCGCCATTCATTTCCGGCAGGTGCCGGATCTCGCCGAAACCGTGTTGAATTTTGCCGGTGCTCTCGCGAAACACCACGGACTCTTTATGCAAGAAGGCAAGATGGTTGCCGAACTGAAGGACGCGCTTCACGACAAGGGGCAGGGCATCGCCGCGCTCCTTGCGACACCGCCCTTTTCAGGCCGCCTGCCGGTCTTTATCGGGGACGATAGGACAGACGAAAACGGATTCTTGTTCGTAAATGCGCAAGGCGGCGTTTCGGTGCGCGCCGGGTCTGCCACTGCCACGCAGGCACGTTATCAGTTGCGTGATCCAGACGATGTGCGGAAGGAGCTTCAACAGCTCTTGAGCAGTCTCAAAACCATGCGAGGTTAG
- the scpA gene encoding methylmalonyl-CoA mutase, translating to MSRVPDFSQLAFVPVNISAADPGGGIWLAPEGISVAPLYGAPSVAGLDFLDGYPGVAPFLRGPYPGMYPAQPWTIRQYAGYSSAEESNEFYRRNLAAGQKGLSVAFDLATHRGYDSDHPRVAADVGMAGVAIDSSDDMRALFDRIPLGETSVSMTMSGAVLPVLAFYIVAAEAQGVAPASLAGTIQNDILKEFMVRNTYIYPPGPSLRIVSDILSFTAQQMPKFNAISISGYHMQEAGASADLELAYTLADGLEYVRAGLAAGLDIDRFAPRLSFFFGISMNFFMEVAKLRAARLLWARLMRRFNPRSDKSLILRVHAQTSGWSLAAQDVFNNIMRTQIEAMAATQGQTQSLHTNALDEALALPSDFSARIARETQLFLQQESGTMRVIDPWGGSYYIEHLTGTLATKALAHIEEIEAAGGMAKAIEAGIPKQRIEEAATKTQARIDSGAQTVIGVNKYIPEERDEIGLLRVDAGAVRARQIAKLERLKASRDAAQVRAALDTLTKGARENANLLHLTIEAARAKATLGEISFALEKVFGRYVSGIATVSGVYAKESGATSPVLLHVKSLVAAFKENDGRAPRILVAKIGQDGHDRGQKVIASALEDLGFEVIAGPLFATPEEAARQAVENNVHILGVSSLAAGHLTFMPQLHAALLREGRANIVIAAGGVIPPQDFDALRDAGVAAIFPPGTAIPDAAARLIEALNDKLGYRQK from the coding sequence ATGAGCCGCGTTCCGGATTTCTCACAACTGGCCTTCGTCCCTGTGAACATATCCGCCGCCGATCCTGGCGGCGGCATCTGGCTCGCACCGGAAGGCATCAGTGTCGCCCCGCTGTATGGCGCGCCCAGCGTTGCCGGTCTCGACTTCCTGGACGGCTATCCTGGCGTCGCGCCTTTTCTGCGCGGCCCCTACCCCGGGATGTATCCGGCGCAGCCTTGGACCATCCGCCAATATGCGGGCTACTCCAGCGCGGAAGAGTCGAATGAATTCTACCGGCGCAACCTCGCCGCTGGACAAAAAGGTCTCTCTGTCGCTTTCGATCTCGCGACCCATCGCGGCTATGATTCGGATCATCCGAGAGTTGCCGCCGACGTCGGCATGGCCGGGGTGGCGATTGATTCGAGCGATGATATGCGGGCGTTGTTTGACCGCATCCCGCTCGGTGAAACATCGGTGTCGATGACGATGAGCGGCGCGGTGCTGCCGGTGCTCGCGTTTTATATCGTGGCAGCCGAAGCGCAAGGCGTGGCGCCAGCGAGCCTGGCGGGCACGATCCAAAACGACATTCTCAAGGAATTCATGGTGCGCAACACCTACATCTATCCGCCAGGCCCGTCGCTGCGCATCGTTTCCGACATTCTGAGCTTTACCGCGCAGCAGATGCCGAAGTTCAACGCGATCTCGATTTCCGGCTACCATATGCAGGAAGCGGGCGCTTCCGCCGATCTCGAACTCGCCTATACGCTCGCCGACGGTCTCGAATATGTGCGTGCCGGTCTGGCCGCCGGCCTCGATATTGATCGCTTCGCGCCGCGCCTCTCGTTTTTCTTCGGCATCTCGATGAATTTCTTCATGGAGGTTGCGAAACTGCGCGCGGCCCGGCTCCTTTGGGCGCGGCTGATGCGCAGGTTCAATCCGCGCTCAGACAAATCCTTGATCCTCCGCGTTCACGCGCAGACCTCCGGCTGGTCGCTCGCCGCGCAAGATGTGTTCAACAATATCATGCGCACGCAAATCGAGGCGATGGCGGCGACCCAAGGGCAAACGCAGTCCTTGCATACCAATGCGCTCGACGAAGCGCTGGCGCTGCCAAGCGATTTTTCGGCTCGGATCGCGCGCGAGACGCAGCTTTTTCTGCAGCAGGAAAGTGGCACAATGCGGGTCATCGATCCCTGGGGGGGCTCCTATTATATCGAGCATCTGACCGGCACGCTGGCCACCAAGGCGCTCGCCCATATCGAGGAAATCGAAGCGGCGGGTGGTATGGCAAAAGCCATCGAAGCCGGTATTCCAAAACAGCGGATCGAAGAGGCCGCAACGAAAACACAAGCGAGGATCGACAGCGGCGCTCAGACCGTGATCGGAGTGAACAAATATATTCCCGAAGAAAGGGACGAGATTGGGCTTTTGCGGGTCGATGCGGGCGCCGTGCGGGCGCGGCAGATCGCCAAACTCGAACGTCTCAAGGCTTCCCGCGATGCCGCACAAGTGAGGGCGGCGCTCGATACCTTGACCAAGGGGGCGCGCGAAAACGCCAATCTCTTGCACCTCACGATCGAAGCGGCGCGGGCCAAGGCGACGCTCGGCGAAATATCCTTCGCGCTCGAGAAGGTTTTTGGGCGCTACGTCTCGGGCATTGCCACGGTGTCCGGTGTCTATGCGAAGGAATCAGGCGCGACGTCGCCGGTCCTCTTGCACGTCAAAAGTTTGGTGGCGGCTTTCAAGGAAAACGATGGGCGGGCACCGCGCATCCTTGTCGCGAAAATCGGCCAGGACGGGCATGATCGCGGTCAAAAAGTCATCGCTTCGGCGCTCGAGGACCTTGGTTTTGAAGTCATCGCTGGGCCGCTTTTCGCCACGCCCGAGGAAGCAGCGCGGCAAGCCGTCGAAAACAATGTCCACATCCTTGGCGTCTCCTCGCTGGCCGCCGGGCATCTGACGTTCATGCCGCAGTTGCACGCGGCGCTTTTGCGCGAGGGCCGCGCCAATATCGTGATCGCGGCCGGCGGCGTAATCCCGCCGCAAGATTTCGATGCGCTGCGGGACGCGGGCGTTGCCGCGATTTTTCCGCCAGGAACCGCGATCCCGGACGCTGCGGCCAGGCTCATCGAAGCGCTGAATGACAAGCTCGGCTACCGGCAGAAATAG